A DNA window from Takifugu flavidus isolate HTHZ2018 chromosome 15, ASM371156v2, whole genome shotgun sequence contains the following coding sequences:
- the LOC130538692 gene encoding transcription factor HES-1-A-like — MPAGTFERSSPSAVAATPASSGESTPEKHRALSENRKSSKPIMEKRRRARINESLGQLKTLIMEALKKDSSRHSKLEKADILEMTVKHLRNLQRLQLTAAVTTDPSFLGKYRAGFSECVGEVTRFLSTCEGVHSEVRTRLLSHLASCVTQINTITFCTPHPGTSGLGQTGTQMPAASAARMPCKTGSEVHFTAEAMKLYAGFQVVPTPDGQFAFIVPSAAVTPLGAQSGHHLSPAAPPVTLDSVWRPW, encoded by the exons ATGCCAGCCGGTACTTTTGAAAGATCGTCTCCCTCCGCCGTGGCTGCCACACCGGCAAGTTCTGGAGAGTCCACGCCGGAGAAACACCGCGCTCTGTCAGAAAACAGAAAG tctTCCAAACCAATTATGGAAAAGCGGAGACGTGCGCGCATCAACGAGAGCCTGGGCCAGCTGAAGACCCTCATCATGGAAGCTCTGAAGAAAGAT AGCTCCAGACACTCTAAACTGGAAAAGGCAGACATTCTGGAGATGACAGTGAAGCACCTCAGGAACCTTCAGAGACTTCAGCTGACTG ctgccgtgACCACAGACCCGTCGTTCCTGGGTAAATACAGAGCCGGATTCAGCGAGTGCGTCGGGGAAGTCACCCGTTTCCTGTCCACGTGTGAAGGGGTGCACTCAGAGGTCAGGACTCGCCTCCTGAGTCATTTGGCATCCTGCGTGACCCAGATCAACACCATCACCTTCTGCACACCGCATCCAGGCAcatctggactgggacaaacggGCACACAGATGCCGGCAGCTTCCGCTGCACGGATGCCCTGCAAAACCGGCTCGGAGGTGCACTTTACCGCAGAGGCGATGAAGCTTTACGCCGGCTTCCAGGTTGTGCCGACGCCAGACGGACAGTTTGCCTTCATTGTTCCCAGCGCAGCTGTGACGCCGCTGGGTGCACAGAGCGGTCATCACCTGTCACCTGCGGCACCACCGGTCACCTTAGATTCTGTGTGGAGGCCGTGGTAA
- the cldn1 gene encoding claudin-1 — protein sequence MANAGIQLLGFSLAFLGLIGTIASTIMVEWKASSYAGDNIITAQAMYEGLWKSCVSQSTGQIQCKVYDSLLQLPGIVQGTRGLMLASVLLSVICLLVEMVGMRCTTFMAEEPEQKDKVALAGGVIFIIAGLLALVGTSWYGHRIAKEFYDPFTPTNSRYEFGSALYVGWGAACLTLIGGGFLCCSCPKKGSQKSPRYPPTRSSGPQGKDYV from the exons ATGGCCAACGCAGGCATTCAGCTCCTGGGCTTCAGTTTAGCCTTCCTGGGGCTGATCGGAACCATCGCTTCTACCATCATGGTGGAGTGGAAAGCGTCGTCCTATGCAGGAGACAACATCATCACAGCTCAGGCGATGTACGAGGGCCTGTGGAAGAGCTGCGTCTCGCAGAGCACGGGTCAAATTCAGTGTAAAGTTTACGACTCgctcctccagctgccag GCATCGTTCAGGGAACTCGGGGGCTGATGCTGGCGTCCGTCCTGCTGAGCGTCATCTGTCTCCTGGTGGAGATGGTGGGCATGAGGTGCACCACCTTCATGGCAGAGGAACCGGAGCAGAAGGACAAAGTGGCCCTGGCTGGAGgggtcatcttcatcatcgctg GTCTGCTCGCTTTAGTGGGAACGTCTTGGTACGGTCACAGGATCGCGAAGGAATTCTACGACCCGTTTACGCCCACCAACTCCAG GTATGAGTTTGGAAGTGCTCTGTATGTTGGGTGGGGGGCGGCCTGTCTCACTCTAATAGGAGGGGGcttcctgtgctgcagctgcccCAAAAAGGGCTCCCAGAAATCTCCACGTTACCCACCAACCCGCTCCTCGGGCCCGCAGGGCAAGGATTACGTCTGA
- the zgc:153913 gene encoding carboxypeptidase N subunit 2, translating to MLKPPGLALLLLLFVCQEANTDAQISCPYRCHCFTPAQVLCGDGGISYLPRNVSRKVKEFILMSSDLQYLFSHTLAESPQLTKLVFLNNALRSVHSQAFEHLAELRELEVSGSPRLDNLFPGTFEKLGNLTRLMLNYNGFKSTAAGTFDSLKQLETLEMRGNIISDLPPFLFGNLHNLLVLDLSLNKLKGVKRETFSGLGRLEILKINNNLLSNLTADTFHNVSMLTELHLEGNKISELPDDIFFVLTELKVLNLRGNLLTTFSDKAFGFNASNLKELNLKGNALRELHSLRSLSSISDFILASNQLSTLPEDIFWNMTVLENLDLSENQLRSLPGTIFTGLLGMRTIHLNQNHLSELDAKMFEDQALVEQLYLSDNKLETLPAGVFDPFTIQITVRLHGNPWRCDCHMWNLHEWVLSNSQDIEMLDRMLCESPGFLRRRPVASIQRDQLVCSLSNGFGGCGQEIHNNTVVIKCKVDKCSQMTVKVQFQEDDGSVMEHVLQPELSSCRNETTVGRPAH from the coding sequence ATGCTGAAACCTCCGGGGctggctctgctcctgctgctcttcgtCTGTCAGGAGGCAAACACGGACGCTCAGATCTCTTGTCCCTACAGATGCCATTGTTTTACTCCCGCTCAGGTCCTGTGTGGAGACGGAGGAATATCATATTTACCCAGAAATGTGTCCAGGAAAGTCAAGGAGTTTATACTAATGTCGTCAGACCTGCAGTATCTGTTTTCCCACACTTTAGCAGAGAGCCCCCAGCTCACTAAGCTCGTCTTTCTCAACAATGCTCTTCGGAGTGTTCACTCGCAGGCCTTTGAGCATCTGGCGGAGCTGCGGGAGCTGGAAGTCAGCGGCAGCCCCCGGCTGGACAATTTATTTCCAGGCACTTTTGAAAAGCTGGGAAATTTGACTAGACTTATGCTGAACTACAACGGATTTAAGAGCACGGCTGCGGGCACGTTTGACTCTCTGAAACAGCTGGAAACCCTGGAAATGAGGGGAAACATCATCTCAGATCTGCCGCCGTTTCTTTTTGGGAACCTCCATAACTTGCTTGTCCTGGATTTGTCCCTCAATAAGCTGAAAGGAGTGAAGAGGGAGACGTTTTCTGGGCTTGGAAGACTGGAAATACTGAAAATCAACAACAACTTGCTTAGCAACCTCACCGCTGACACGTTTCACAATGTCTCTATGCTGACGGAGCTTCATCTGGAGGGGAACAAGATATCGGAACTCCCTGATGACATCTTCTTTGTGCTGACCGAACTGAAGGTGCTGAACCTCAGAGGGAACCTTCTTACAACCTTCAGTGATAAAGCCTTTGGTTTTAATGCTTCAAACTTGAAGGAGCTGAACCTAAAAGGCAACGCGCTGAGAGAACTGCACTCTCTAAGAAGTTTGTCATCTATTTCTGACTTCATCCTGGCGTCGAACCAACTCTCCACACTTCCGGAAGACATTTTCTGGAACATGACAGTCCTGGAGAATCTGGATTTGTCTGAAAACCAGCTCAGGTCTCTGCCTGGGACAATATTTACCGGTCTATTGGGCATGAGGACAATCCATCTCAACCAGAACCACCTGAGTGAGCTGGACGCCAAAATGTTTGAGGACCAGGCTCTAGTTGAACAGCTCTATCTCTCTGACAACAAGCTGGAGACCCTACCAGCGGGGGTCTTTGACCCCTTCACCATCCAGATCACAGTCCGGCTGCACGGGAACCCCTGGAGATGTGACTGCCACATGTGGAACCTGCATGAGTGGGTGCTGAGTAACAGCCAGGACATAGAGATGCTGGACAGGATGCTGTGCGAGAGCCCCGGCTTTCTGAGGAGGCGGCCGGTCGCCTCCATCCAGAGGGACCAGCTGGTCTGCAGCTTGTCTAACGGGTTTGGAGGCTGCGGCCAGGAAATTCACAATAACACCGTGGTCATCAAGTGCAAAGTGGATAAATGCTCGCAAATGACGGTGAAGGTGCAGTTTCAGGAGGACGACGGCAGCGTCATGGAGCACGTTTTGCAGCCTGAGCTTTCAAGCTGCAGGAATGAGACAACGGTCGGACGGCCTGCTCACTAG
- the cmpk gene encoding UMP-CMP kinase — translation MISRLVGNVSQKLPSLFHRVSLMMKPQVVFVLGGPGAGKGTQCSKIVEKYSFTHLSAGDLLREERAREGSEYGGLIATYIKEGKIVPVEITISLLKKAMEDTMKKDEQKFRFLIDGFPRNEDNLQGWKKAMDDNADVKFVLFFDCSNEVCINRCLERGKNSGRTDDNRESLNKRIQTYLQSTRPIIDLYEKQGKVRTIDASRSVEEVFGDVKAILDKEG, via the exons ATGATCAGTCGTTTGGTCGGCAACGTTTCTCAGAAGCTGCCGAGCTTGTTCCACCGAGTGTCGCTGATGATGAAGCCGCAGGTTGTGTTCGTGCTGGGCGGGCCTGGCGCCGGCAAGGGAACCCAGTGCTCCAAAATCGTGGAG AAATACAGTTTTACACATTTGTCTGCTGGAGATTTGCTGAGAGAAGAGCGAGCCAGAGAGGGCTCAGAGTATGGAGGGCTCATCGCCACGTACATCAAAGAGGGGAAAATTGTCCCCGTGGAAATCACAATCAGTTTACTCAAAAAG GCCATGGAAGACACCATGAAGAAAGATGAGCAAAAGTTTCGTTTCCTCATCGACGGATTCCCTCGCAATGAGGACAACCTTCAGGGCTGGAAGAAGGCCATGGACGACAACGCAGATGTCAAGTTTGTGCTCTTCTTTGACTGCAGCAACGAG GTTTGCATTAATAGATGTctagaaagagggaaaaacagcgGCCGCACGGACGACAACAGAGAAAGCTTGAATAAAAG GATCCAGACCTACCTGCAGTCTACAAGACCAATCATTGACCTATATGAGAAACAGGGCAAAGTGCGCACCATCGATGCCTCTCGTTCTGTTGAAGAG GTGTTTGGTGACGTCAAAGCCATCCTCGACAAAGAAGGTTGA
- the bcl6ab gene encoding BCL6A transcription repressor b isoform X2: MFIVIRDIGSISPWKKVSPVDRMATTTNGCIQFTRHPGDILLNFNRLRSRNMLTDVTIQVEGQCFPAHKAILVACSGFFYSVFMEPENKNLSAISLDPKVDPKGLSILLDFMYSSYLNLKDNLVLAIMNTAIFLQMEHVVDTCQRFIKSRHLFANVEEVQPSSLYLVDKIPALGQSNHMASSLPLQECRKYVPNVFRGINTSGSYHIYGDTQAPYGHLDESPKFGDTHRGLNFSSKRCSQVPCTSVAHSQDPINPHRVSSCHPCYTAPIIQSGAQESLERSGTPTVEDGIQHPQSSCPRMSPYLIKGVICSPQSPLRSDCQPNSPTESNSSRNAALSTKHSSDCLKDFKVRNWKKYKLIIMNQSSDENEMEAHGGSVKASAMSPSQSPCRTYATGGHGEVRPDEGASEHRPESLKSPSADSCGISNNRCSSCGCESPPCVNVGHVSTDSCSRDDAAKLHSDFPPSGCENNTFFCNGCDSKFIEEDSPKDHTIQVHGDKPYKCDYCQATFRYKGNLASHKTVHTGAKPYHCNICGAQFNRPANLKTHTRIHSGEKPYKCETCGSRFVQVAHLRAHVLIHTGEKPYPCEICGTHFRHLQTLKSHMRIHTGEKPYHCEKCDLHFRHKSQLRLHLRQKHGAVTNTKAQYRRSVGDVTTGLASSC; the protein is encoded by the exons ATGTTCATTGTAATTAGAGATATAGGATCCATCTCTCCATGGAAGAAGGTATCACCG GTTGACAGAATGGCCACGACGACAAATGGCTGTATTCAATTCACGCGCCACCCGGGCGACATCCTGCTCAACTTCAACCGGCTCCGCAGCAGGAACATGCTGACCGACGTCACCATACAGGTGGAGGGCCAGTGCTTCCCAGCTCACAAGGCCATTTTGGTGGCCTGCAG TGGCTTCTTTTATTCAGTGTTCATGGAGCCCGAGAACAAAAATCTTAGTGCCATCAGCTTGGACCCTAAAGTAGATCCGAAGGGTTTATCCATCCTGCTGGACTTCATGTACTCATCTTATCTTAACCTTAAGGACAACTTGGTCCTGGCCATCATGAACACGGCCATCTTCCTTCAGATGGAACATGTGGTCGACACCTGTCAGAGGTTCATCAAGTCCAG GCATCTGTTTGCAAATGTGGAAGAGGTGCAGCCCAGCTCATTATATCTGGTCGACAAGATTCCTGCTTTGGGCCAAAGCAACCACATGGCATCATCACTTCCCCTGCAGGAGTGCAGAAAATATGTACCTAATGTCTTCAGGGGCATCAACACCTCTGGTTCATATCACATCTACGGTGACACCCAAGCCCCATATGGGCACCTGGACGAGTCTCCTAAATTTGGTGACACCCACAGAGGGCTGAACTTCTCCTCAAAGCGATGCTCTCAGGTACCATGCACCAGTGTGGCTCACAGTCAGGACCCTATCAACCCCCACCGAGTGTCATCATGTCACCCCTGTTACACCGCCCCTATTATCCAATCAGGAGCCCAAGAGAGCCTTGAGAGGTCTGGCACTCCCACGGTGGAAGACGGTATCCAGCATCCACAGAGCAGCTGCCCGAGAATGTCCCCATACTTGATTAAAGGTGTCATTTGTAGCCCCCAAAGTCCCCTGAGATCTGACTGCCAGCCCAACTCGCCCACTgagtccaacagcagcagaaatgcgGCCCTCAGCACCAAACACTCTTCAGACTGTCTCAAGGATTTCAAAGTGCGCAACTGGAAGAAGTACAAGCTGATCATTATGAACCAATCTTCTGATGAGAATGAAATGGAGGCTCACGGGGGCAGCGTCAAAGCCTCAGCCATGTCCCCTTCGCAGAGCCCCTGCAGGACTTACGCAACAGGTGGACATGGTGAGGTCCGTCCAGATGAGGGAGCCAGCGAGCACAGACCAGAAAGCCTAAAGTCTCCGAGTGCCGACAGCTGTGGCATCAG CAACAACAGATGCTCCTCGTGTGGTTGCGAAAGCCCTCCGTGCGTGAATGTGGGTCACGTGTCTACTGACTCATGCAGCAGAGACGATGCCGCCAAGCTGCACTCGGACTTCCCCCCCTCCGGCTGTG aaaacaacactttcttctgCAATGGGTGCGACTCCAAGTTCATAGAGGAGGACTCTCCCAAGGACCACACCATCCAGGTGCACGGGGACAAGCCCTACAAGTGTGACTACTGCCAGGCCACCTTCCGCTACAAGGGCAATTTAGCCAGCCACAAGACTGTCCACACAG GTGCGAAGCCTTACCACTGCAACATCTGCGGCGCCCAGTTTAACCGACCGGCCAATCTCAAGACTCACACCCGCATCCATTCGGGAGAAAAGCCGTACAAGTGCGAGACGTGCGGCTCCAGATTCGTCCAG GTGGCCCATCTTCGCGCCCATGTGTTAATCCACACTGGAGAGAAGCCATATCCCTGCGAGATCTGCGGGACGCACTTCCGCCACCTCCAGACGCTCAAGAGCCACATGCGCATTCACACAGGAGAGAAGCCCTACCAT TGTGAAAAATGTGACCTGCACTTCCGACACAAGAGTCAGCTGCGGCTGCACCTCCGTCAGAAGCACGGCGCCGTCACCAACACCAAGGCTCAGTATCGCAGGAGCGTCGGTGACGTCACCACAGGCCTGGCCAGCTCCTGCTGA
- the fam78ba gene encoding protein FAM78B, which translates to MCILARYHFLPSSLVFLILLVACTMGCIQSIACKPRIRRENIVVYEVSASIDQCPTIIEENSPIVLRYKTPYFRASAGVVMPPVPRNETWVVGWIQACTQMEFYNTYGDIGMSSWELPELREGRVKAISDSDGVSYPWYGNTTETVTLTGPTSKPSRLTVSMNDNFYPSVTWAVPISNSNTPMLTHITRDQSFITWLVAMNSVTKERIVLQTVRWRMRVDIAVDPDMPLGSRASLSGPPYQEQPHILNYQEPIPPNALGRPNANDAQVLMWRPRRGAPLVVIPPK; encoded by the exons ATGTGCATATTGGCTAGGTATCATTTTCTCCCTTCTTCTCtggtttttctcattttgctgGTGGCCTGCACCATGGGCTGTATACAGAGCATCGCATGCAAGCCCCGCATCAGGCGGGAGAACATTGTGGTTTATGAGGTGTCGGCCTCCATTGACCAGTGTCCCACCATCATCGAGGAGAACTCACCGATTGTGCTGCGTTACAAGACGCCTTACTTCAGAGCCTCCGCAGGGGTCGTCATGCCACCAGTGCCACGCAACGAAACCTGGGTGGTGGGCTGGATCCAGGCCTGCACCCAAATGGAGTTCTACAACACATATGGCGATATTGGAAT GTCCAGCTGGGAGCTACCAGAGCTCCGCGAGGGTCGGGTCAAGGCCATCAGCGACTCAGACGGCGTCAGCTATCCCTGGTACGGAAACACGACAGAGACGGTCACCCTCACTGGGCCCACTTCCAAACCATCGCGCCTGACAGTCAGCATGAATGACAACTTCTACCCGAGTGTGACTTGGGCGGTGCccatcagcaacagcaacacaccTATGCTGACCCACATCACCAGGGACCAGAGCTTCATCACCTGGCTGGTGGCCATGAACTCTGTCACAAAG GAGCGTATCGTGTTGCAGACTGTGCGCTGGCGGATGAGGGTGGACATCGCAGTGGACCCAGACATGCCTCTGGGCTCTCGAGCCTCCCTTTCAGGTCCTCCCTACCAGGAGCAACCGCACATCCTCAACTATCAGGAACCCATCCCTCCCAACGCGCTGGGCCGTCCCAACGCCAATGACGCGCAGGTTCTGATGTGGAGGCCGCGGAGAGGAGCGCCGCTTGTGGTCATCCCACCCAAATAA
- the bcl6ab gene encoding BCL6A transcription repressor b isoform X3 → MATTTNGCIQFTRHPGDILLNFNRLRSRNMLTDVTIQVEGQCFPAHKAILVACSGFFYSVFMEPENKNLSAISLDPKVDPKGLSILLDFMYSSYLNLKDNLVLAIMNTAIFLQMEHVVDTCQRFIKSRHLFANVEEVQPSSLYLVDKIPALGQSNHMASSLPLQECRKYVPNVFRGINTSGSYHIYGDTQAPYGHLDESPKFGDTHRGLNFSSKRCSQVPCTSVAHSQDPINPHRVSSCHPCYTAPIIQSGAQESLERSGTPTVEDGIQHPQSSCPRMSPYLIKGVICSPQSPLRSDCQPNSPTESNSSRNAALSTKHSSDCLKDFKVRNWKKYKLIIMNQSSDENEMEAHGGSVKASAMSPSQSPCRTYATGGHGEVRPDEGASEHRPESLKSPSADSCGISNNRCSSCGCESPPCVNVGHVSTDSCSRDDAAKLHSDFPPSGCENNTFFCNGCDSKFIEEDSPKDHTIQVHGDKPYKCDYCQATFRYKGNLASHKTVHTGAKPYHCNICGAQFNRPANLKTHTRIHSGEKPYKCETCGSRFVQVAHLRAHVLIHTGEKPYPCEICGTHFRHLQTLKSHMRIHTGEKPYHCEKCDLHFRHKSQLRLHLRQKHGAVTNTKAQYRRSVGDVTTGLASSC, encoded by the exons ATGGCCACGACGACAAATGGCTGTATTCAATTCACGCGCCACCCGGGCGACATCCTGCTCAACTTCAACCGGCTCCGCAGCAGGAACATGCTGACCGACGTCACCATACAGGTGGAGGGCCAGTGCTTCCCAGCTCACAAGGCCATTTTGGTGGCCTGCAG TGGCTTCTTTTATTCAGTGTTCATGGAGCCCGAGAACAAAAATCTTAGTGCCATCAGCTTGGACCCTAAAGTAGATCCGAAGGGTTTATCCATCCTGCTGGACTTCATGTACTCATCTTATCTTAACCTTAAGGACAACTTGGTCCTGGCCATCATGAACACGGCCATCTTCCTTCAGATGGAACATGTGGTCGACACCTGTCAGAGGTTCATCAAGTCCAG GCATCTGTTTGCAAATGTGGAAGAGGTGCAGCCCAGCTCATTATATCTGGTCGACAAGATTCCTGCTTTGGGCCAAAGCAACCACATGGCATCATCACTTCCCCTGCAGGAGTGCAGAAAATATGTACCTAATGTCTTCAGGGGCATCAACACCTCTGGTTCATATCACATCTACGGTGACACCCAAGCCCCATATGGGCACCTGGACGAGTCTCCTAAATTTGGTGACACCCACAGAGGGCTGAACTTCTCCTCAAAGCGATGCTCTCAGGTACCATGCACCAGTGTGGCTCACAGTCAGGACCCTATCAACCCCCACCGAGTGTCATCATGTCACCCCTGTTACACCGCCCCTATTATCCAATCAGGAGCCCAAGAGAGCCTTGAGAGGTCTGGCACTCCCACGGTGGAAGACGGTATCCAGCATCCACAGAGCAGCTGCCCGAGAATGTCCCCATACTTGATTAAAGGTGTCATTTGTAGCCCCCAAAGTCCCCTGAGATCTGACTGCCAGCCCAACTCGCCCACTgagtccaacagcagcagaaatgcgGCCCTCAGCACCAAACACTCTTCAGACTGTCTCAAGGATTTCAAAGTGCGCAACTGGAAGAAGTACAAGCTGATCATTATGAACCAATCTTCTGATGAGAATGAAATGGAGGCTCACGGGGGCAGCGTCAAAGCCTCAGCCATGTCCCCTTCGCAGAGCCCCTGCAGGACTTACGCAACAGGTGGACATGGTGAGGTCCGTCCAGATGAGGGAGCCAGCGAGCACAGACCAGAAAGCCTAAAGTCTCCGAGTGCCGACAGCTGTGGCATCAG CAACAACAGATGCTCCTCGTGTGGTTGCGAAAGCCCTCCGTGCGTGAATGTGGGTCACGTGTCTACTGACTCATGCAGCAGAGACGATGCCGCCAAGCTGCACTCGGACTTCCCCCCCTCCGGCTGTG aaaacaacactttcttctgCAATGGGTGCGACTCCAAGTTCATAGAGGAGGACTCTCCCAAGGACCACACCATCCAGGTGCACGGGGACAAGCCCTACAAGTGTGACTACTGCCAGGCCACCTTCCGCTACAAGGGCAATTTAGCCAGCCACAAGACTGTCCACACAG GTGCGAAGCCTTACCACTGCAACATCTGCGGCGCCCAGTTTAACCGACCGGCCAATCTCAAGACTCACACCCGCATCCATTCGGGAGAAAAGCCGTACAAGTGCGAGACGTGCGGCTCCAGATTCGTCCAG GTGGCCCATCTTCGCGCCCATGTGTTAATCCACACTGGAGAGAAGCCATATCCCTGCGAGATCTGCGGGACGCACTTCCGCCACCTCCAGACGCTCAAGAGCCACATGCGCATTCACACAGGAGAGAAGCCCTACCAT TGTGAAAAATGTGACCTGCACTTCCGACACAAGAGTCAGCTGCGGCTGCACCTCCGTCAGAAGCACGGCGCCGTCACCAACACCAAGGCTCAGTATCGCAGGAGCGTCGGTGACGTCACCACAGGCCTGGCCAGCTCCTGCTGA
- the bcl6ab gene encoding BCL6A transcription repressor b isoform X1, translated as MEEGITVTRMTPVVAPASAQVDRMATTTNGCIQFTRHPGDILLNFNRLRSRNMLTDVTIQVEGQCFPAHKAILVACSGFFYSVFMEPENKNLSAISLDPKVDPKGLSILLDFMYSSYLNLKDNLVLAIMNTAIFLQMEHVVDTCQRFIKSRHLFANVEEVQPSSLYLVDKIPALGQSNHMASSLPLQECRKYVPNVFRGINTSGSYHIYGDTQAPYGHLDESPKFGDTHRGLNFSSKRCSQVPCTSVAHSQDPINPHRVSSCHPCYTAPIIQSGAQESLERSGTPTVEDGIQHPQSSCPRMSPYLIKGVICSPQSPLRSDCQPNSPTESNSSRNAALSTKHSSDCLKDFKVRNWKKYKLIIMNQSSDENEMEAHGGSVKASAMSPSQSPCRTYATGGHGEVRPDEGASEHRPESLKSPSADSCGISNNRCSSCGCESPPCVNVGHVSTDSCSRDDAAKLHSDFPPSGCENNTFFCNGCDSKFIEEDSPKDHTIQVHGDKPYKCDYCQATFRYKGNLASHKTVHTGAKPYHCNICGAQFNRPANLKTHTRIHSGEKPYKCETCGSRFVQVAHLRAHVLIHTGEKPYPCEICGTHFRHLQTLKSHMRIHTGEKPYHCEKCDLHFRHKSQLRLHLRQKHGAVTNTKAQYRRSVGDVTTGLASSC; from the exons ATGGAAGAAGGTATCACCG TAACCAGAATGACTCCCGTTGTGGCTCCTGCCTCTGCCCAGGTTGACAGAATGGCCACGACGACAAATGGCTGTATTCAATTCACGCGCCACCCGGGCGACATCCTGCTCAACTTCAACCGGCTCCGCAGCAGGAACATGCTGACCGACGTCACCATACAGGTGGAGGGCCAGTGCTTCCCAGCTCACAAGGCCATTTTGGTGGCCTGCAG TGGCTTCTTTTATTCAGTGTTCATGGAGCCCGAGAACAAAAATCTTAGTGCCATCAGCTTGGACCCTAAAGTAGATCCGAAGGGTTTATCCATCCTGCTGGACTTCATGTACTCATCTTATCTTAACCTTAAGGACAACTTGGTCCTGGCCATCATGAACACGGCCATCTTCCTTCAGATGGAACATGTGGTCGACACCTGTCAGAGGTTCATCAAGTCCAG GCATCTGTTTGCAAATGTGGAAGAGGTGCAGCCCAGCTCATTATATCTGGTCGACAAGATTCCTGCTTTGGGCCAAAGCAACCACATGGCATCATCACTTCCCCTGCAGGAGTGCAGAAAATATGTACCTAATGTCTTCAGGGGCATCAACACCTCTGGTTCATATCACATCTACGGTGACACCCAAGCCCCATATGGGCACCTGGACGAGTCTCCTAAATTTGGTGACACCCACAGAGGGCTGAACTTCTCCTCAAAGCGATGCTCTCAGGTACCATGCACCAGTGTGGCTCACAGTCAGGACCCTATCAACCCCCACCGAGTGTCATCATGTCACCCCTGTTACACCGCCCCTATTATCCAATCAGGAGCCCAAGAGAGCCTTGAGAGGTCTGGCACTCCCACGGTGGAAGACGGTATCCAGCATCCACAGAGCAGCTGCCCGAGAATGTCCCCATACTTGATTAAAGGTGTCATTTGTAGCCCCCAAAGTCCCCTGAGATCTGACTGCCAGCCCAACTCGCCCACTgagtccaacagcagcagaaatgcgGCCCTCAGCACCAAACACTCTTCAGACTGTCTCAAGGATTTCAAAGTGCGCAACTGGAAGAAGTACAAGCTGATCATTATGAACCAATCTTCTGATGAGAATGAAATGGAGGCTCACGGGGGCAGCGTCAAAGCCTCAGCCATGTCCCCTTCGCAGAGCCCCTGCAGGACTTACGCAACAGGTGGACATGGTGAGGTCCGTCCAGATGAGGGAGCCAGCGAGCACAGACCAGAAAGCCTAAAGTCTCCGAGTGCCGACAGCTGTGGCATCAG CAACAACAGATGCTCCTCGTGTGGTTGCGAAAGCCCTCCGTGCGTGAATGTGGGTCACGTGTCTACTGACTCATGCAGCAGAGACGATGCCGCCAAGCTGCACTCGGACTTCCCCCCCTCCGGCTGTG aaaacaacactttcttctgCAATGGGTGCGACTCCAAGTTCATAGAGGAGGACTCTCCCAAGGACCACACCATCCAGGTGCACGGGGACAAGCCCTACAAGTGTGACTACTGCCAGGCCACCTTCCGCTACAAGGGCAATTTAGCCAGCCACAAGACTGTCCACACAG GTGCGAAGCCTTACCACTGCAACATCTGCGGCGCCCAGTTTAACCGACCGGCCAATCTCAAGACTCACACCCGCATCCATTCGGGAGAAAAGCCGTACAAGTGCGAGACGTGCGGCTCCAGATTCGTCCAG GTGGCCCATCTTCGCGCCCATGTGTTAATCCACACTGGAGAGAAGCCATATCCCTGCGAGATCTGCGGGACGCACTTCCGCCACCTCCAGACGCTCAAGAGCCACATGCGCATTCACACAGGAGAGAAGCCCTACCAT TGTGAAAAATGTGACCTGCACTTCCGACACAAGAGTCAGCTGCGGCTGCACCTCCGTCAGAAGCACGGCGCCGTCACCAACACCAAGGCTCAGTATCGCAGGAGCGTCGGTGACGTCACCACAGGCCTGGCCAGCTCCTGCTGA